The Pandoraea vervacti DNA window CGAACGCATGGTCGACGTGATGCTTCGCGAAGGCCACTACGAGCGGCATCTGGTGCGCTTGCGCCAACGCTTGGGCAAGGCGACCGAGCAGGCGTTGGCGTGGTTGGAGAAGCACGACTGCGAAGTCTTCGCGCGCAATCCTCAGTCGCTTTATCTCTGGGTCAAGTTTCCCGGCAATCCCGACGCGATGCGTCTGGCGGAGCGGTTGCTCACCCACAAGGTCACCATGGCGCCGGGACACGTTTTCACCCTCGATTCGAGCCGGGTGTCCCCCTGGTCGCGCTGCAATGTGGGCGCCATGCTCGATCCGCGCTTCGAGGCGGCATTTGGGGCAGTGCTGCAGGGGAGTTAGTCCGTTACGCAACGCCTGGCGGCGTGGCCTGATGACTGCGCCCGGCACCGTTCAGCGCGTCAACAGTCGGTTTTCGAGAACGGTCTGCATATCGCGACGACCGTCGGCGATCAGATAAACGATGACTTGTTTTCCGGTGACCCGATAAATGATCCGATACGGCTTGAACGATACTTGCCGATACTCTTTGATGCCCAGAGAGATCAACTCCCGCGGGAAATTGCCTCTCTCGGGCCATCGCGCCAGCCCGGTCACCGCTTCCATCAATTGGTCCAGCACATACTCCGCGTTCTGCAAGCCATCGAATTCGGAGATGTAGTCGTAAATCGCTTCGAGATCACCCTCTGCACCGTCGGTCAACAACACGTCAAATTCGACCATGGTCCGCGTCACACCCCACCGCTTCGCTTCTTGCGCAGCCGTGCGACGACCTCGGCGACGGGTTTGACTTTACCTGCTGCCACGTCCTGATTTCCCAATGCGAGCACCTTCAGAAGCGCCAATGCTTCCTGAGTCTCCTCGTAGGACGCCACATCTTGCAGAACCGCCTTGGCTTCACCATTTTGCGTGATGACCATTGGCGTGCGTTGCTCAGCCAACGTTGCCAGCACCTCGGCCGCGTTGGCCTTCAGGTAGCTGATGGGCTTCACTTGCGTCGAATAGCGCATTTCCATATGTCCGATTCCCGAATAGGACTAAATATAGTCTTTTTGTAGTCTCACCTCAAGATTGCCATCCTTCCCGAATGATCTGCGCGATTTGCTCGCCCGTCGCACGGTTGTGCGCCTGCACCAGCGCGACAGCGCCCGCGTCGTCCCCGGCCTCGCACAAGCGCAGCAATTCGCGATGTTCCTCATGCGAGCGCGCAGCATTGCGCGGCTTTTGCCAGGTCAGAAAGAGATAACGGCCGAGATTCAGACGCGCCGTGGCGATCGCCCGCTGGAAGTACGGACGCTCCGCCTTCGCGTAGAGCATGCCGTGGAACGCGGCATTGCGCGTCACAATGTCCGCCAGGTCCGTGGCGGCCTCCAGCGCGTCCAGCGCCGCTCTGGCGCGGGCGAGATCCGCGCGTGAAAGATTCGGCATGGCCAGCGCCATCAGGCGCCCCTCCAGCAACGCCCGAAAATCCGCCAGTTCCAGCGCGTCGTCCTCGGTGAGCGACGTCACCACCGTGCCGCGATTCATGCGACTCACCGCAAGTCCGTCCGACGCGAGCATGGTCAACGCCTCGCGCACCGGCACGTGACTCACCCCCAGCGCAGCAGCCAGATGGTCCTGCCGCAAGGCCTCGCCCGGCTTCAACTCACCACGGCCGATCTGCTCCCTCAGCGCTTCGTATGCCCGCTCGACTGCGGTTCCCGTGCCCGACTCCTGACGCATCGTTCGCCTCTTTCGGTTAACAATATATAATCACATCAAATTATATATTATTTAGAAAAGGTGACGTCCATGTCTGTACCCAGCCCGTCCTCACCACCCTCACCATCGCCTTCGTCGACATCGACTCCCGACGCCTTCCACCCCGAACGCCTCTGGCAGCATGCGCTGCTCGCCGGCCTGTGTGCTGTGGCGGGCGTCGCGCTGCACGCGGCAGGGTTGCGCGGCGATCCGCTCGCTGTGGCGGTCGTCCTTTTGCTCTGCCTCAGTTACTGGGCCACGGGCTGGCTGCCGGACTTCGTCGTATCGCTGCTGTTGATGTTTCTGCTCGCCACGTGCACGTCGCTGGGCGCGAACGTCGTCTTCTCCGGCTTCACATCGAGCGCGTTCTGGCTGGTGTTCAGCGGCGCGGTGATCGGCATGGCGCTGAACGTCACCGGGCTGGGCGAACGTGTCGCCTCGCGGCTGGCCGACCATTGCGGCCGAGCGTACGGGCTCGCACTCACCGGGTTCGTTGCCATCGCATTCGCGCTGTCGATCGTGATGCCCTCGACACTCGGTCGCATCGCCATTCTCACGCCCATCGTGCTGAGCTTCTGCGACCGCGTCGGCCTCACGCCGGGCCGCCCGGGGCGTATCGGCCTGATGCTCGCCACGGCCCTGGCCAGTTGCGAACTGTCCACCGCGATCTTGCCCGCCAATCTGCCCAACCTCGTCATGGCGGGTACCGCCGAAACGGTCCTCGGCCTGCATCTCGGTTATGGCGAGTACGCAATCGCGCTCGTGCCCACACTCGCCATCGTTCGGGGCATCGTGCTCGTCGTCGTGGCAAAACGGCTATTCCCGGATCGTCTGACGACACCCCGCGCAGAGAACGGGTCTGACGCCACGGCGCGCGACACCCCCATGAGCGCACACGAAAAGCGGCTTCTCGCCGCGCTCACGCTCATGCTTGCGCTCTGGCTTACCGAACCGTGGCACCACGTTGCCGCGGGTTGGGTCGGGCTGGGCATTGCATTGCTGTGTCTGGGCCCGCTGCGTCTCGTGAATGCCGACGCCTTCCTCAAGCAGGTCAAACTTGCCCCGCTGTGGTTCGTCGCCGCCATCATCGGCCTGACGGCAGCCGTCGATCACGCAGGACTCGCCAACGCATTGCGCCCCTTGCTGGCCCATCTCGATCTGGCACAACTGTCGACGATGCTCGCTTATCTGGGGCTGGTTGTCCTGTCGATCGTCCTCACGTTCCTTGTCACGTCCAACGCCGCGCCCGCGCTCTACACGCCACTGGTACCGGCCCTCGCCGTCGGCGCCCCGCTTGGCGCAACGGCCATTTTGCTCACGCAGGCAGTCGGCATCTCGACCATCGCGCTTCCCTATCAGGCTCCGCCGCTCGTGCTCGCCATGGCGCTCGCCGGCATTGGCATCCGGGACGCAACGCGCTACTGCATTGCCACCGCGCTTGTCGCGCTGCTGAGTGTCGTGCCACTGACCGCCGTGTGGTGGCACGTCATGGGTTTGCTGTCGCTTCGCTGACCTGAATACGCCACTGTCGAGCTTTCATTTCAAACGCTGGTTTGCGAGACGAACACGGAGCTACCATCGGACGGACACCGATACGGTGGATGTCAATCGTTTCGCAGACCATCTCGTCTACTATGAAATCGCATGGGGAATGCCCTGCTTGAGGGACTCGCCCGCATGCCGCCACAATCGCTCATCAGCCAGGAAAACAAGCGGCGACAAGCGACAACGAGCCACAACAAGCAACGACGAGCAACAACGAGCAACAACGAGCGCCGCCCGCCATACCGAAACTCCGAAGGCAGTCACCGTAGTCGAACCAAGCCGTTTCATGCAGCCAAGGGGAGTCTTGCATGACATCGAAGCCGTCGGCTGTCACCGAAGCCACACCTCCAGCGCCGTCCACGCCATGCGGGCCTGGTGCGCGTCGGCACTGGTCCGAGGACAGCGCGCGGCTGCGCTTTTATGGCGGCGCCGGAATCTTCATGACGCTCGCGGTGCTGTGCGTGTGGGCGTATCGGTACTTTCTGTCGGGCACGCCGACCATCAGCCCCGCCGCTGTCGACTTCCTGCCGTTCTGGGGGGCCGCGCACTTCGTGCTGCACGGCCACGCGATCGACGCCTATGACGTCGAGCTGATGTCGAAGCTCCAGATTGCAGAACAACCGTGGGCGGCAAACCTCGGTGGCTACCTGCCGTGGTTGTATCCGCCGGTGATGATGGTCTTTGTCACGCCGTTCGCGCTGTTGCCTTACGTCTACGCTTACGTCTTGTATGCGTTGATCGGTCTGAGCCTCTATTACGCCGCATTGCGACGCACGCTCCGCTGGCCCGACGCGCGCGTGCCGACGCTCGGGTTTCCCGGCGTCATGCTCGTGATCGTGACCGGCCAGATCGCCCTCTATACCACGGCGCTTGCGGGCTTCTCGCTCGCCATGCTGCGCAAACGGCCCGTATGGGCCGGGGTATTCGCCGGACTGCTTTTCGTCAAGCCGCACGTCGCCCTGCTCTTTCCCCTCGCCTTTCTTTGCGCACGCGAGTGGCGCGCGCTCGCCGCGTGCATCGTCACCGTCGTCGGCACGACGTTGCTCGCCGCTACGCTCTTCGGCGTCGACGTCTATGCCGCCTTCCTGCACGCCTCGACCTTCGCTCGCGAGAGCATCTCCAACGGGGCGGCACAGATCGCGCGCGTGCCGACCTTCTTCATCACGGCGCGCATGCTGGGGGCGCCAGTCGGCGTGGCAGCAGCGATTCATGCGGTCATCGCGCTAGGCGCCGTCGCGGTCCTGATCGACTTCTGGCGGCGCCCCGGGGTGTTTGCCCTGCGCGCCGCCACGCTCGTATGCGCCACGACACTCGTCAGTCCCTACCTCTACGACTACGATCTCGCGCTGCTCGCCGTCGTCATCGCCTGGTATGTGCGAGACGGCGTCGCACGGGGATGGCTGCGCGGCGAACGGGAATGGCTCGTGCTGTTGTGGATTACGCCGATGCTCGGCCTGCTGGGATCGATGCAGATCGGCGTCCAGTTCCTGCCGTTCATCACGCTGGGTACGCTCGTCATGTTGTGGCGACGTCGCCGTCGCCTCGCACATGTTGCCGATGCCAGCCACCCCGCACACACCGACGGCGATCGTGCCGTCGCACCGCTGCGCCGCACTGACTCCACGCCCGCGTTCACGAGGTAATCGCCATGCCCCGCGCCGCTGCCCGTACCGATACCTCCCGCGCGTCAATGTCATCATCAGCGTCGTCATCGACACAGTTTCGCGCGCCGCTCATCTCGCTCGTCGTGCCCTGTCACAACGAAGCGCCGGCACTCGACGCGTTCTATCGCGCCGTGGCCCCGGTGCTCGACGGCGTCGCCAACGCGCGCTTCGAGATCATCTGCGTGAACGACGGCAGCACCGACGACACGCTGGGCGCATTGCTTGCGCTCAGGCGCGAAGACCCGCGCATCCGCGTCATCGATTTCACGCGCAACTTCGGTAAGGAGGCGGCCTTGAGCGCGGGCATCGACGAGGCGGTGGGCGACGCCGTCATCCCCATCGACGCCGACCTTCAGGACCCACCGGCGCTCATCCCCGTGATGATCGAACGCTGGCGCGACGGCGCCGAGGTCGTGCTGGCCAAGCGCACCAATCGCGCGAGCGACAGCGTCGCCAAGCGCGTGGCGGCGGGACTCTATTACCGCGTGCACAATCGGCTCTCGGAGGTAAAGCTGC harbors:
- a CDS encoding GntR family transcriptional regulator; this encodes MRQESGTGTAVERAYEALREQIGRGELKPGEALRQDHLAAALGVSHVPVREALTMLASDGLAVSRMNRGTVVTSLTEDDALELADFRALLEGRLMALAMPNLSRADLARARAALDALEAATDLADIVTRNAAFHGMLYAKAERPYFQRAIATARLNLGRYLFLTWQKPRNAARSHEEHRELLRLCEAGDDAGAVALVQAHNRATGEQIAQIIREGWQS
- a CDS encoding glycosyltransferase family 87 protein, which gives rise to MTSKPSAVTEATPPAPSTPCGPGARRHWSEDSARLRFYGGAGIFMTLAVLCVWAYRYFLSGTPTISPAAVDFLPFWGAAHFVLHGHAIDAYDVELMSKLQIAEQPWAANLGGYLPWLYPPVMMVFVTPFALLPYVYAYVLYALIGLSLYYAALRRTLRWPDARVPTLGFPGVMLVIVTGQIALYTTALAGFSLAMLRKRPVWAGVFAGLLFVKPHVALLFPLAFLCAREWRALAACIVTVVGTTLLAATLFGVDVYAAFLHASTFARESISNGAAQIARVPTFFITARMLGAPVGVAAAIHAVIALGAVAVLIDFWRRPGVFALRAATLVCATTLVSPYLYDYDLALLAVVIAWYVRDGVARGWLRGEREWLVLLWITPMLGLLGSMQIGVQFLPFITLGTLVMLWRRRRRLAHVADASHPAHTDGDRAVAPLRRTDSTPAFTR
- a CDS encoding type II toxin-antitoxin system RelE/ParE family toxin, producing the protein MVEFDVLLTDGAEGDLEAIYDYISEFDGLQNAEYVLDQLMEAVTGLARWPERGNFPRELISLGIKEYRQVSFKPYRIIYRVTGKQVIVYLIADGRRDMQTVLENRLLTR
- a CDS encoding SLC13 family permease, coding for MSVPSPSSPPSPSPSSTSTPDAFHPERLWQHALLAGLCAVAGVALHAAGLRGDPLAVAVVLLLCLSYWATGWLPDFVVSLLLMFLLATCTSLGANVVFSGFTSSAFWLVFSGAVIGMALNVTGLGERVASRLADHCGRAYGLALTGFVAIAFALSIVMPSTLGRIAILTPIVLSFCDRVGLTPGRPGRIGLMLATALASCELSTAILPANLPNLVMAGTAETVLGLHLGYGEYAIALVPTLAIVRGIVLVVVAKRLFPDRLTTPRAENGSDATARDTPMSAHEKRLLAALTLMLALWLTEPWHHVAAGWVGLGIALLCLGPLRLVNADAFLKQVKLAPLWFVAAIIGLTAAVDHAGLANALRPLLAHLDLAQLSTMLAYLGLVVLSIVLTFLVTSNAAPALYTPLVPALAVGAPLGATAILLTQAVGISTIALPYQAPPLVLAMALAGIGIRDATRYCIATALVALLSVVPLTAVWWHVMGLLSLR
- a CDS encoding type II toxin-antitoxin system Phd/YefM family antitoxin, with the translated sequence MRYSTQVKPISYLKANAAEVLATLAEQRTPMVITQNGEAKAVLQDVASYEETQEALALLKVLALGNQDVAAGKVKPVAEVVARLRKKRSGGV